The following proteins are encoded in a genomic region of Periophthalmus magnuspinnatus isolate fPerMag1 chromosome 10, fPerMag1.2.pri, whole genome shotgun sequence:
- the LOC117377353 gene encoding solute carrier family 4 member 11-like isoform X1, whose translation MKIKKDAEETPVVIATRFTEDNSSSGRSKNGYAFQEMELKDGEKEEGHIYDTTVSTTDTEGPGFGLLNTTRKYVKPMNFQEEVRAHRDLDGFLAQASILLDEKAATLDEVLRRMLTNLVQEGHGSCDAEEVMNTLFTDAGGQDCDVHLLTETIQGVTANSTGVHYQQSWLCILSTVRSLQRRHVCITRLERPQNWGVNCCEARYVVLILAPPRTKSTKTAIELGRTFATMFSDISFRQKLLEARTQDEFKQELVLQRKQLSMVTEKPVIEEVVDSDPRRAKDLQCTDFFKAGKGVYEDLRRRLPLYPSDFTDGITGNDRSLLKYTTTAIFLYIAILLPNIAFGSLNDESTRGEIDVQKTIVGQSIGGVIYALFAGSPLVIPLTTAPLAIFISVIRGICDDYNLDFDAFYACIGLWNSLFLILGGLFNVSLLMKLFKRSTEEVIALFISIAFVVDAVKGTVKIFNHYYYGPTLVTSNSTVVLQQITEILEQANNQTGDSNLLLLPESLVMCTRERPILCLLLMLGTLWLGYALYLIKRSPYLNAKVREVVSDCALPISVVIFSFIGSYLFIDIQLPQFSVHNGPIFNYPPFDRLTGMNTLSAVGLGFLLALLIFIDQNIVISLTHVPEHKLLKGTTFHWDLVLTGLINILMSCLGLPWMHAAFPHSSLHARQLAKVEQHVENGHVYSTIVSVKETRLTALVANILIGVSAFMLPIPLQWIPKPVLYGLFLYIAATSLDGNQMVDRMALLLKEQTSYPPTHYIRRVPQRKVHYFTGVQMIQLIILCGFGMYPLPYMKMVFPLLMILLVPVRTSLLPRLIDAKYLDIMDAQHM comes from the exons ACAATTCATCTTCTGGGAGGTCAAAGAATGGCTACGCTTTTCAAGAAATGG AACTCAAGgatggggagaaggaggaggggcacATTTATGACACTACAGTTAGTACTACAG ACACCGAAGGGCCCGGATTTGGACTTTTAAATACAACCAGAAAA TATGTGAAGCCAATGAACTTCCAGGAGGAGGTACGAGCTCACAGAGACCTGGACGGCTTCCTGGCCCAGGCTAGCATCCTCTTGGACGAGAAGGCTGCCACTCTGGACGAGGTGCTGCGGAGGATGTTGACCAATTTGGTGCAAGAGGGACACGGGAGCTGTGACGCCGAAGAGGTCATGAACACGCTGTTCACAGACGCAGGGGGACAGGACTGTGATG tgcACCTTCTAACAGAGACCATTCAGGGAGTAACAGCGAATTCCACTGGGGTTCACTATCAGCAATCATGGCTCTGTATCCT CTCGACAGTGAGGAGTCTGCAGAGGCGCCATGTCTGTATCACTCGCTTAGAACGGCCTCAGAACTGGGGGGTGAACTGCTGCGAGGCTCGATACGTCGTCCTAATCCTCGCCCCTCCCAGAACG AAAAGCACAAAGACAGCGATTGAACTCGGTAGAACATTTGCGACGATGTTCTCGGACATCTCCTTCAGACAGAAGCTTTTGGAGGCCAGGACGCAGGACGAGTTCAAGCAGGAGCTGGTCCTCCAACGGAAGCAgctctccatggtgacagagaaGCCCGTGATCGAGGAAGTTGTGGATTCTGATCCCCGGAGAGCCAAAGACCTACAG TGCACGGACTTCTTCAAAGCCGGTAAAGGTGTTTATGAAGACCTCCGTCGCAGATTGCCACTCTACCCATCAGACTTCACAGATG GAATTACTGGTAACGATCGCTCATTACTGAAGTACACCACCACAGCCATTTTCCTCTATATCGCCATTCTGCTCCCAAACATAGCTTTTGGCTCTTTGAATGATGAAAGTACAAGAGGTGAAATTG ATGTTCAGAAGACAATAGTCGGCCAGAGCATTGGTGGAGTTATATATGCGTTGTTTGCTGGCTCTCCGCTCGTCATCCCACTGACTACAGCACCGCTTGCAATCTTCATTAGTG TGATCCGTGGCATCTGTGATGACTATAACCTGGACTTTGATGCCTTTTACGCCTGCATTGGTTTATGGAACAGTCTATTCCTTATCCTCGGGGGTCTGTTCAATGTCAGTCTGCTGATGAAGCTCTTCAAACG CTCCACGGAAGAAGTCATTGCTTTGTTCATCTCCATAGCATTTGTCGTCGACGCGGTAAAAGGCACAGTCAAAA ttttcaaccactactactacggACCTACCCTTGTTACTTCCAACAGTACAGTGGTCCTCCAGCAGATCACTGAGATTCTGGAGCAGGCGAACAATCAGACTGGAGACTCAAACCTTCTCCTTCTGCCGGAGTCTCTGGTCATGTGCACCAGAGAGCGACCCATCCTGTGTCTGCTACTCATGCTCGGGACGCTGTGGCTCGGATACGCCCTCTATCTGATCAAGAGAAG CCCGTATCTGAATGCCAAAGTGCGGGAAGTGGTGTCGGATTGCGCTCTGCCCATATCGGTCGTTATTTTCTCATTCATTGGTTCCTACCTGTTTATTGACATTCAGC ttccTCAGTTTAGCGTCCACAATGGTCCGATCTTCAACTACCCTCCGTTTGACAGGCTGACTGGAATGAACACGCTTAGTGCAGTGGGGCTTGGATTCTTACTCGCTTTGCTCATCTTCATCGATCAGAACATCGTTATTTCGCTCACACATGTACCTGAACACAA GCTGCTAAAGGGCACCACATTCCACTGGGACTTAGTGCTGACCGGTCTCATCAACATCCTCATGTCCTGCCTGGGGTTGCCATGGATGCACGCCGCTTTCCCACACTCCTCGCTGCACGCTCGTCAGCTGGCCAAAGTGGAGCAGCATGTAGAGAACGGACACGTCTATTCTAC CATTGTGAGTGTGAAGGAGACTCGGCTAACAGCGCTGGTAGCTAACATCCTGATCGGCGTGTCGGCCTTCATGCTGCCCATTCCCCTGCAGTGGATCCCCAAGCCTGTACTCTACGGCCTCTTCCTCTACATCGCTGCCACTTCACTTGATGGGAACCAGATGGTGGACCGCATGGCCCTACTGCTgaaggagcag ACGTCATACCCTCCCACCCACTACATCCGTCGGGTCCCTCAGAGGAAAGTGCACTACTTCACTGGGGTGCAGATGATTCAGCTGATAATCCTGTGTGGGTTCGGCATGTATCCTCTGCCCTATATGAAGATggtgtttcctcttctcatgaTCCTGCTCGTTCCTGTCAG GACAAGTCTGCTTCCGAGATTAATCGACGCCAAATATCTGGATATCATGGACGCCCAGCACATGTAG
- the LOC117377353 gene encoding solute carrier family 4 member 11-like isoform X2 gives MDSMEVKRELHFVPSDNSSSGRSKNGYAFQEMELKDGEKEEGHIYDTTVSTTDTEGPGFGLLNTTRKYVKPMNFQEEVRAHRDLDGFLAQASILLDEKAATLDEVLRRMLTNLVQEGHGSCDAEEVMNTLFTDAGGQDCDVHLLTETIQGVTANSTGVHYQQSWLCILSTVRSLQRRHVCITRLERPQNWGVNCCEARYVVLILAPPRTKSTKTAIELGRTFATMFSDISFRQKLLEARTQDEFKQELVLQRKQLSMVTEKPVIEEVVDSDPRRAKDLQCTDFFKAGKGVYEDLRRRLPLYPSDFTDGITGNDRSLLKYTTTAIFLYIAILLPNIAFGSLNDESTRGEIDVQKTIVGQSIGGVIYALFAGSPLVIPLTTAPLAIFISVIRGICDDYNLDFDAFYACIGLWNSLFLILGGLFNVSLLMKLFKRSTEEVIALFISIAFVVDAVKGTVKIFNHYYYGPTLVTSNSTVVLQQITEILEQANNQTGDSNLLLLPESLVMCTRERPILCLLLMLGTLWLGYALYLIKRSPYLNAKVREVVSDCALPISVVIFSFIGSYLFIDIQLPQFSVHNGPIFNYPPFDRLTGMNTLSAVGLGFLLALLIFIDQNIVISLTHVPEHKLLKGTTFHWDLVLTGLINILMSCLGLPWMHAAFPHSSLHARQLAKVEQHVENGHVYSTIVSVKETRLTALVANILIGVSAFMLPIPLQWIPKPVLYGLFLYIAATSLDGNQMVDRMALLLKEQTSYPPTHYIRRVPQRKVHYFTGVQMIQLIILCGFGMYPLPYMKMVFPLLMILLVPVRTSLLPRLIDAKYLDIMDAQHM, from the exons ACAATTCATCTTCTGGGAGGTCAAAGAATGGCTACGCTTTTCAAGAAATGG AACTCAAGgatggggagaaggaggaggggcacATTTATGACACTACAGTTAGTACTACAG ACACCGAAGGGCCCGGATTTGGACTTTTAAATACAACCAGAAAA TATGTGAAGCCAATGAACTTCCAGGAGGAGGTACGAGCTCACAGAGACCTGGACGGCTTCCTGGCCCAGGCTAGCATCCTCTTGGACGAGAAGGCTGCCACTCTGGACGAGGTGCTGCGGAGGATGTTGACCAATTTGGTGCAAGAGGGACACGGGAGCTGTGACGCCGAAGAGGTCATGAACACGCTGTTCACAGACGCAGGGGGACAGGACTGTGATG tgcACCTTCTAACAGAGACCATTCAGGGAGTAACAGCGAATTCCACTGGGGTTCACTATCAGCAATCATGGCTCTGTATCCT CTCGACAGTGAGGAGTCTGCAGAGGCGCCATGTCTGTATCACTCGCTTAGAACGGCCTCAGAACTGGGGGGTGAACTGCTGCGAGGCTCGATACGTCGTCCTAATCCTCGCCCCTCCCAGAACG AAAAGCACAAAGACAGCGATTGAACTCGGTAGAACATTTGCGACGATGTTCTCGGACATCTCCTTCAGACAGAAGCTTTTGGAGGCCAGGACGCAGGACGAGTTCAAGCAGGAGCTGGTCCTCCAACGGAAGCAgctctccatggtgacagagaaGCCCGTGATCGAGGAAGTTGTGGATTCTGATCCCCGGAGAGCCAAAGACCTACAG TGCACGGACTTCTTCAAAGCCGGTAAAGGTGTTTATGAAGACCTCCGTCGCAGATTGCCACTCTACCCATCAGACTTCACAGATG GAATTACTGGTAACGATCGCTCATTACTGAAGTACACCACCACAGCCATTTTCCTCTATATCGCCATTCTGCTCCCAAACATAGCTTTTGGCTCTTTGAATGATGAAAGTACAAGAGGTGAAATTG ATGTTCAGAAGACAATAGTCGGCCAGAGCATTGGTGGAGTTATATATGCGTTGTTTGCTGGCTCTCCGCTCGTCATCCCACTGACTACAGCACCGCTTGCAATCTTCATTAGTG TGATCCGTGGCATCTGTGATGACTATAACCTGGACTTTGATGCCTTTTACGCCTGCATTGGTTTATGGAACAGTCTATTCCTTATCCTCGGGGGTCTGTTCAATGTCAGTCTGCTGATGAAGCTCTTCAAACG CTCCACGGAAGAAGTCATTGCTTTGTTCATCTCCATAGCATTTGTCGTCGACGCGGTAAAAGGCACAGTCAAAA ttttcaaccactactactacggACCTACCCTTGTTACTTCCAACAGTACAGTGGTCCTCCAGCAGATCACTGAGATTCTGGAGCAGGCGAACAATCAGACTGGAGACTCAAACCTTCTCCTTCTGCCGGAGTCTCTGGTCATGTGCACCAGAGAGCGACCCATCCTGTGTCTGCTACTCATGCTCGGGACGCTGTGGCTCGGATACGCCCTCTATCTGATCAAGAGAAG CCCGTATCTGAATGCCAAAGTGCGGGAAGTGGTGTCGGATTGCGCTCTGCCCATATCGGTCGTTATTTTCTCATTCATTGGTTCCTACCTGTTTATTGACATTCAGC ttccTCAGTTTAGCGTCCACAATGGTCCGATCTTCAACTACCCTCCGTTTGACAGGCTGACTGGAATGAACACGCTTAGTGCAGTGGGGCTTGGATTCTTACTCGCTTTGCTCATCTTCATCGATCAGAACATCGTTATTTCGCTCACACATGTACCTGAACACAA GCTGCTAAAGGGCACCACATTCCACTGGGACTTAGTGCTGACCGGTCTCATCAACATCCTCATGTCCTGCCTGGGGTTGCCATGGATGCACGCCGCTTTCCCACACTCCTCGCTGCACGCTCGTCAGCTGGCCAAAGTGGAGCAGCATGTAGAGAACGGACACGTCTATTCTAC CATTGTGAGTGTGAAGGAGACTCGGCTAACAGCGCTGGTAGCTAACATCCTGATCGGCGTGTCGGCCTTCATGCTGCCCATTCCCCTGCAGTGGATCCCCAAGCCTGTACTCTACGGCCTCTTCCTCTACATCGCTGCCACTTCACTTGATGGGAACCAGATGGTGGACCGCATGGCCCTACTGCTgaaggagcag ACGTCATACCCTCCCACCCACTACATCCGTCGGGTCCCTCAGAGGAAAGTGCACTACTTCACTGGGGTGCAGATGATTCAGCTGATAATCCTGTGTGGGTTCGGCATGTATCCTCTGCCCTATATGAAGATggtgtttcctcttctcatgaTCCTGCTCGTTCCTGTCAG GACAAGTCTGCTTCCGAGATTAATCGACGCCAAATATCTGGATATCATGGACGCCCAGCACATGTAG